The following coding sequences lie in one Phragmites australis chromosome 8, lpPhrAust1.1, whole genome shotgun sequence genomic window:
- the LOC133926286 gene encoding uncharacterized protein LOC133926286 gives MAATTATLRWVLQMHRDVPRAARFYVEGLDFSVNVCTLRWAELQSGPLKQARAYAHQQQRVYSSMVSFTVPDINSTVSKLMALGAELDGPIKYEIRGKVAALRCIDGHGH, from the exons atggcggcgacgacggcgacgctCCGGTGGGTGCTGCAGATGCACCGAGACGTGCCACGGGCGGCGCGATTCTATGTGGAGGGGCTCGACTTCAGCGTCAACGTCTGCACGCTCCGCTGGGCCGAACTCCAGTCGGGACCGCTCAAGCAAGCTCGCGCTTATGCACACCAACAACAG AGAGTCTATTCTTCGATGGTGTCCTTCACTGTACCAGACATAAACAGTACAGTCTCAAAATTAATGGCACTGGGAGCTGAGTTGGATGGGCCAATCAAATATGAGATTCGTGGAAAA GTTGCAGCCTTACGATGCATCGACGGGCATGGGCACTAG